Proteins encoded within one genomic window of Trichoderma asperellum chromosome 2, complete sequence:
- a CDS encoding 60S ribosomal protein eL13: protein MAIKHNQTLISNHFRKDWQRRVRTHFDQPGRKTRRRTARQAKAAALAPRPVDKLRPVVRCPTIKYNRRVRAGRGFTLTELKEAGISKSLAPTIGISVDFRRQNLSEESLAANVARLKAYKERLILLPRKSNAPKKGDTKTDVSKLDKVSSIASALPIAHVSAGVSEIKKSEIPAAVEGGAYTKLRVARSNARYQGAREKRARDKAEAETAKK, encoded by the exons ATG GCGATCAAGCACAACCAGACCCTTATCAGCAACC ACTTCCGCAAGGATTGGCAGCGACGGGTTCGCACTCACTTCGACCAG CCCGGCCGCAAGACCCGGAGACGTACTGCTCGtcaggccaaggctgctgctctggctcCCCGCCCCGTCGACAAGCTCCGACCTGTTGTGCGATGCCCTACCATCAAGTATAACCGACGGGTCCGTGCCGGTCGTGGTTTCACCCTCACCGAGCTCAAG GAGGCCGGTATCTCCAAGTCCCTGGCTCCCACCATCGGTATCTCTGTCGACTTCCGCCGACAGAACCTGAGCGAGGAGAGCCTTGCCGCCAACGTCGCCCGCCTCAAGGCCTACAAGGAgcgcctcatcctcctcccccGCAAGTCCAACGCCCCCAAGAAGGGTGACACCAAGACCGACGTCTCCAAGCTCGACAAGGTCTCCTCCATCGCCTCCGCTCTGCCTATTGCCCACGTCTCCGCTGGTGTCTCTGAGatcaagaagagcgagatcCCCGCTGCCGTCGAGGGTGGTGCCTACACCAAGCTGCGCGTTGCCCGAAGCAACGCCAGATACCAGGGTGCTCGTGAGAAGCGTGCTCGCGacaaggccgaggccgagacTGCCAAGAAATAA
- a CDS encoding uncharacterized protein (EggNog:ENOG41), with the protein MCRSKEGSRVIITLLQIHNTMTELIKAITGRETPLSDVGGGDDIEGALSSASAPDGQITSMADGLGLEPQQADPKQRESMIRVDRENALVMCTELLRTWGNQLPGLRLSILQDLVKEGTEIVAAQKAATL; encoded by the coding sequence ATGTGTCGGTCCAAGGAGGGCAGTCGCGTCATCATCACGCTACTTCAAATTCACAACACCATGACAGAGCTCATCAAAGCCATCACTGGGAGAGAAACTCCCCTCAGCGACGTTGGAGGTGGCGATGATATCGAGGGGGCGTTGTCTTCTGCTTCAGCTCCTGACGGCCAGATCACGTCGATGGCAGATGGTCTGGGACTCGAGCCTCAGCAGGCAGATCCTAAACAGCGGGAGAGCATGATCCGAGTGGATCGGGAGAACGCCCTGGTGATGTGCACGGAACTTCTCCGGACGTGGGGCAACCAACTACCTGGTTTGAGGCTGAGCATCCTGCAAGATCTGGTCAAGGAGGGCACGGAGATTGTGGCGGCACAAAAGGCAGCAACATTGTGA
- a CDS encoding uncharacterized protein (EggNog:ENOG41) codes for MSPREIEDMLQREGSQVSPDKYDESTETAGATQRRTELLVPVLAACREVWASGSEEIELMVEKLGDGSRDVAWRVPFGDSNILEFFLRVLARDGLKQGLQIHILRLVGNSCADTDVNRARVIQGNHLATILTHLQDESLIPFTIPVLFNILVDYEPAQLAASEANLNQRLIALLCSPNLANFVVFIPYFCKILILLTSQEGETSRASPNTVEVALKLATSVPSRDDLDDFISLVTVAAAYLSDEKFQAALIQGPLLQLFLSTFYHAHTHFNMIQVDDADTAAALKKLYAALLNALADITGNDLFVSCHPLQSQVAQTFLAWLQSSNPQLQTAGCLALGNLSRSDEVSTALVQIHFAHTPLMRLLSNPEIADAQLLHSAMSFLKNLAIPAQNKPLLGSLLDVGCIPRLLSLDTSPQVQFTAVSLTRLLVVNCPPNVARVCAP; via the exons ATGTCGCCCAGGGAGATTGAGGACATGCTGCAGCGAGAGGGCAGTCAAGTCTCTCCTGACAAGTATGATGAGTCTACAGAAACCGCGGGCGCCACCCAGAGGCGAACTGAGTTGCTGGTGCCTGTGCTGGCAGCCTGTCGAGAAGTATGGGCCTCTGGCTCTGAGGAGATAGAGCTCATGGTCGAGAAGCTAGGCGACGGCAGCAGAGATG TTGCCTGGCGGGTCCCTTTTGGCGACTCAAATATCTTGGAGTTCTTCCTCCGCGTCCTCGCTCGTGATGGCCTAAAACAGGGCCTGCAGATCCATATACTGCGACTGGTTGGAAACTCTTGTGCAGATACAGACGTGAATCGCGCGAGGGTCATCCAGGGAAACCACTTGGCCACCATCTTAACCCACCTGCAGGACGAGAGCCTGATACCCTTCACCATCCCCGTGCTTTTCAACATTCTTGTTGACTATG AGCCTGCACAGCTGGCCGCTTCAGAGGCCAATCTCAACCAACGCCTCATCGCTCTCTTGTGCTCCCCAAACCTTGCCAACTTCGTTGTCTTCATCCCCTATTTCTGCAAAATCCTCATCTTGCTCACTTCTCAAGAGGGCGAAACAAGCCGCGCAAGCCCGAATACCGTTGAAGTTGCCCTCAAGCTGGCCACGAGCGTGCCGTCACGAGACGACCTCGACGACTTCATATCTCTTGTCACCGTGGCGGCTGCTTACCTCTCCGATGAGAAATTCCAAGCTGCTTTAATCCAGGGccctctgctgcagcttttccTTTCCACGTTTTACCACGCGCATACTCACTTTAATATGATCCAGGTTGATGACGCCGACACGGCAGCGGCCCTGAAGAAGCTCTACGCCGCCCTCCTCAACGCTCTGGCAGACATCACGGGCAACGACCTGTTTGTTTCGTGCCATCCGTTGCAGAGCCAAGTTGCACAAACCTTTCTCGCTTGGCTTCAGAGCTCCAACCCGCAGCTGCAGACCGCGGGCTGCCTCGCTCTGGGCAATCTCTCCCGCTCTGATGAAGTTTCCACAGCTCTTGTTCAAATCCATTTCGCGCATACCCCTTTGATGAGACTCCTTTCGAACCCCGAAATCGCCGACGCGCAGCTCCTTCACTCCGCCATGTCCTTCTTGAAAAATCTGGCCATCCCAGCCCAGAACAAGCCGCTTCTCGGCAGTCTGCTGGACGTGGGCTGCATACCGAGACTGCTTAGCCTGGATACTTCCCCCCAGGTGCAGTTCACCGCCGTGTCTCTGACCCGACTGCTGGTCGTCAACTGTCCGCCCAACGTTGCCCGCGTGTGTGCCCCCTGA